Proteins encoded in a region of the Stieleria neptunia genome:
- a CDS encoding Mu-like prophage major head subunit gpT family protein codes for MTIHNNALYAEVGNRVRHQVQVGLERAERFYPRLCTVIESNQDSEDYDWLGAFPEVYEWLGDMVFDQLASAEFQIRNKDWANGIRLPKKKIDDGNSGYFNRMGEGLVEMFARHPDKVLFQLMTAAETIECFDGQFFFDTDHVWGDSGVQSNLLTINVTDPAKPTTEELLDAVTQVLLNMLTYKNDRGEPFVFPTAHDFSDLVITCSPNLWPIFDKAFQAKLVLETNAAGTAGAAVDKFTLTRPEIIPLVQYTGNQFDVYRTGQSIKPFVFQDRQAITMFTKNYDDPEEKDVKVGGNGRYNLGVLAWWLANRVKLT; via the coding sequence ATGACAATTCACAACAACGCTCTGTACGCCGAGGTCGGGAACCGGGTCCGGCATCAGGTTCAGGTCGGACTCGAACGGGCAGAGCGGTTCTACCCGCGGCTGTGCACGGTCATCGAGTCGAACCAGGACTCGGAGGACTACGATTGGCTGGGCGCGTTCCCCGAAGTCTACGAATGGCTCGGGGACATGGTGTTCGATCAACTCGCCAGCGCCGAGTTCCAGATCCGCAACAAGGACTGGGCGAACGGAATCCGGCTGCCGAAGAAGAAGATCGATGACGGCAACTCGGGATACTTCAACCGGATGGGCGAAGGCTTGGTGGAGATGTTCGCGCGGCACCCGGACAAGGTGCTGTTCCAGTTGATGACCGCGGCCGAAACGATCGAATGTTTCGACGGTCAGTTCTTTTTCGATACCGATCACGTCTGGGGGGACAGCGGCGTTCAGTCGAACCTGTTGACGATCAACGTGACGGATCCGGCCAAGCCGACCACGGAAGAGTTGCTCGACGCGGTCACGCAGGTCCTGCTGAACATGCTGACGTACAAGAACGACCGCGGTGAACCGTTCGTGTTTCCGACGGCCCACGACTTCAGCGACCTGGTCATCACCTGCTCGCCGAACCTGTGGCCGATCTTCGACAAGGCGTTCCAGGCCAAGCTGGTCTTGGAAACCAATGCGGCCGGGACCGCCGGCGCGGCGGTCGACAAGTTCACGCTGACACGTCCCGAAATCATCCCGCTGGTCCAGTACACCGGCAACCAGTTCGACGTCTATCGGACGGGACAATCGATCAAACCGTTCGTGTTCCAGGATCGTCAAGCGATCACGATGTTCACCAAGAACTACGACGACCCGGAAGAGAAGGACGTCAAGGTCGGTGGGAACGGGCGCTACAACTTGGGCGTGTTGGCCTGGTGGTTGGCGAACCGCGTCAAATTGACCTGA
- a CDS encoding JAB domain-containing protein: MNDDTRKRLLKRRYRFFSDPSHAWLRVPMADIVALRLEDSITQFSYTRDSIVYLEEDNDATLFRIAYQNATGELPTITEAPPANNASRIRGYAAWNRRNVLLNVELRKQRDKQTDALPVFETRLAKIQEGSGRYETPITSTRIACDTLPALLRDYFADRCDCEEFAIVTLDTKHRPTGLVRVTRGTLDASLVHPREVFRAAIAASASAIILVHNHPSGDTTPSREDRAVTDRLTECGKMLGINVLDHIVIGGANATSIREAA; encoded by the coding sequence GTGAACGATGATACCCGAAAGCGTCTTTTGAAGCGCCGCTACCGATTCTTTTCTGACCCGTCCCACGCGTGGCTACGCGTCCCGATGGCCGACATTGTGGCGCTTCGGCTTGAAGACTCAATCACGCAATTCAGTTACACGCGTGATTCGATTGTGTACCTGGAAGAGGACAACGACGCGACGTTGTTCCGAATCGCCTACCAAAATGCGACGGGGGAGCTCCCCACAATCACCGAAGCGCCCCCGGCTAACAACGCGTCCCGGATCCGCGGCTATGCCGCATGGAATCGGCGCAACGTGCTATTGAACGTCGAACTACGCAAACAACGCGACAAGCAAACCGACGCGCTCCCCGTGTTTGAAACGCGTTTGGCCAAGATTCAAGAGGGATCGGGACGCTATGAAACGCCGATCACATCAACCCGCATCGCATGCGATACCCTGCCGGCATTGCTGCGCGACTACTTCGCGGACCGTTGCGATTGCGAGGAATTCGCGATTGTCACTCTCGACACGAAACACCGGCCGACCGGATTGGTACGCGTGACGCGTGGCACTCTTGACGCGTCGTTGGTGCACCCGCGGGAAGTGTTCCGCGCGGCCATCGCTGCGAGCGCTTCGGCCATCATCCTGGTTCACAATCACCCCTCCGGCGATACCACGCCTAGCCGGGAAGATCGGGCCGTGACGGACCGATTGACAGAATGCGGCAAAATGTTGGGTATCAACGTTCTCGATCATATTGTGATCGGTGGCGCAAACGCAACCAGCATTCGGGAGGCGGCCTAA
- a CDS encoding GP88 family protein has protein sequence MLLRTNAKLEKLAGLPYLSAGLTLAPHNLSGHNVCAGSSNGCAASCVLWFAGLRVSSTSRHAALRDTQWLFGHRRSFIDQLNRDIVNLVRLAERKRVKPAVRLNVASDLEWFDLVERWPTVQFYDYTKIRSRFRDYLAGELPANYALTFSRHEKHHPATIASFLRRGGNVAQVFDVDYHPQSGRIGNLPESVRIHGRQWPVIDGDKHDIRIPSIDGRGVVVGLRLKGTNAAKSRARVNGFAFKGEQ, from the coding sequence ATGTTGTTACGCACCAATGCCAAGCTTGAAAAGCTAGCCGGTTTGCCCTACTTGTCGGCCGGTTTGACACTCGCGCCGCACAATCTGTCCGGGCACAACGTTTGCGCCGGATCGTCGAACGGTTGCGCCGCGTCGTGTGTCCTCTGGTTTGCCGGGTTGCGTGTTTCGTCGACGTCGCGTCATGCGGCGCTGCGCGACACGCAATGGTTGTTCGGCCATCGCCGATCGTTCATCGACCAATTGAACCGCGATATCGTCAATCTAGTGCGATTGGCGGAGCGTAAACGCGTGAAGCCGGCGGTCCGGTTGAACGTCGCGAGTGATCTAGAATGGTTTGACCTAGTCGAACGATGGCCGACCGTGCAATTCTACGATTACACGAAAATACGCTCGCGCTTCCGCGATTACTTGGCGGGGGAGCTCCCCGCGAACTACGCGTTGACGTTTAGCCGGCATGAAAAGCACCACCCCGCCACCATCGCAAGCTTCTTGCGCCGCGGCGGGAATGTGGCCCAAGTGTTCGACGTCGATTATCATCCGCAATCCGGACGGATCGGAAACCTACCCGAATCGGTCCGCATTCACGGCCGACAATGGCCGGTGATCGATGGGGACAAACACGATATCCGAATTCCGTCAATCGACGGGCGCGGCGTGGTCGTTGGTTTGCGGTTGAAAGGAACGAACGCGGCCAAGTCGCGCGCCCGCGTCAACGGTTTCGCATTCAAGGGAGAACAATGA
- a CDS encoding phage portal protein, translating into MIALTGSKRPRKPADRKDVSRLERVGNAIDEAIFTVAPTWGERRIASRLKRRLLAEQAGRMKGFGRRSRHAHPSVRSAPHRDGRWFNDHSGINDQLEESQQEMQFRARELYQSNPHAHGAIEGRVSHEIGVGLGCRPQITESKILEKEQADLANKTLKRICKRWSNRGVDRARRQSLDEAQRLICRTYAMFGEAFVLFRDAPFQGPIGLTVEVIDPMRVETPPDHRDDENVRMGIRYHAKTDQIVGYYIRKQVKNGRRYDVEYEFVRRYNSAGQEQVVHLFESMFPGQKRGIPWLCAAFAFLKDLDDFHEAELIGKQIEACFGIVIKTGKRGGTPAEISAGMASGEFDEQGNPFEEIFPGMVERINSDDDLVKVDPSRPGSTFAPFVEASLRAIAAALNYPYELLAKNFFRTTYSSGRLAMLDGRIGFRMRAQAMIHQVLKPLWRRIVDDAFFYGHMDDVTDVLTYTRHAEEFHDHSWGGTSFGAVDPEKEVSAHEVAINSDQETLSEVYADKDQDWLEGMQQRDVELREKIRLEIAREKWEGEERERAGLGAKVGDGSGEVGEESEVAGAA; encoded by the coding sequence ATGATCGCTCTCACAGGTTCGAAACGGCCTCGCAAACCGGCGGATCGGAAGGATGTGTCGCGACTCGAGCGGGTTGGCAATGCGATCGATGAGGCGATCTTCACCGTCGCGCCGACTTGGGGTGAACGACGCATCGCGTCACGGCTGAAACGCCGGCTTCTGGCCGAGCAGGCCGGCAGGATGAAGGGGTTCGGTCGGCGGTCTCGTCACGCGCATCCGTCGGTTCGGTCCGCACCACACCGTGACGGACGTTGGTTCAACGACCACAGCGGGATCAACGACCAGCTGGAAGAAAGCCAGCAGGAGATGCAGTTCCGCGCGCGGGAACTGTACCAATCGAATCCGCACGCCCACGGTGCGATCGAGGGTCGCGTTTCGCATGAGATCGGCGTCGGACTCGGATGCCGGCCGCAGATCACCGAAAGCAAGATTTTGGAAAAGGAACAGGCCGATCTTGCCAACAAGACGCTTAAGAGAATCTGCAAACGTTGGAGCAATCGCGGGGTGGATCGCGCCCGGCGTCAATCGCTCGACGAAGCGCAGCGGTTGATCTGCCGAACCTATGCAATGTTCGGCGAAGCGTTTGTGCTGTTCCGCGACGCGCCGTTCCAGGGTCCGATCGGTTTGACGGTCGAAGTCATCGATCCGATGCGGGTGGAAACGCCGCCGGATCACCGAGACGACGAGAACGTGCGGATGGGGATTCGCTATCACGCGAAGACCGATCAGATCGTCGGCTACTACATCCGCAAACAGGTCAAAAACGGACGACGCTACGACGTCGAGTACGAATTCGTCCGACGTTACAACTCCGCCGGCCAAGAGCAAGTCGTCCACTTGTTCGAGTCGATGTTTCCTGGTCAGAAGCGGGGCATCCCGTGGCTGTGCGCGGCGTTCGCGTTCCTGAAGGATTTGGACGATTTCCACGAAGCCGAATTGATCGGCAAGCAGATCGAAGCCTGCTTCGGGATCGTGATCAAAACCGGCAAGCGTGGGGGCACGCCCGCGGAGATTTCGGCGGGGATGGCGTCGGGCGAGTTCGATGAACAGGGCAACCCATTCGAAGAGATCTTTCCAGGGATGGTCGAACGGATCAACAGCGACGATGACCTGGTGAAGGTCGATCCGTCGCGGCCGGGTTCGACGTTTGCGCCGTTCGTGGAGGCTTCGTTACGCGCGATCGCGGCGGCGCTGAATTATCCGTACGAGCTGCTGGCCAAGAATTTCTTTCGGACGACGTATTCGAGCGGCCGGCTGGCGATGCTGGATGGGCGGATTGGATTTCGGATGCGCGCCCAGGCGATGATTCATCAGGTGCTCAAGCCGCTGTGGCGTAGGATCGTCGACGATGCGTTTTTCTATGGGCACATGGACGACGTAACGGATGTTTTGACGTACACGCGGCATGCGGAAGAGTTCCACGATCATTCCTGGGGCGGGACGTCGTTCGGTGCCGTGGACCCGGAGAAAGAGGTTTCGGCGCACGAGGTCGCGATCAATAGTGACCAGGAGACGCTTTCGGAAGTCTACGCCGACAAGGATCAGGATTGGCTGGAAGGGATGCAGCAGCGCGATGTGGAATTGCGCGAGAAGATCCGGTTGGAGATCGCGCGGGAGAAGTGGGAAGGTGAGGAGCGGGAGCGGGCGGGGTTGGGGGCGAAGGTGGGAGATGGGAGTGGGGAGGTGGGAGAGGAGAGTGAAGTGGCCGGCGCAGCGTAG
- a CDS encoding sigma-70 family RNA polymerase sigma factor has protein sequence MPDVTRILSDLEHGDSAAAEQLLPLVYDELRKLAAAKLLHEKPGQTLQATALVHEAYVRLVDQSTPPNWDGRGHFFSAAAEAMRRILVEQARRKKAKKRGGNLARISLDLAYPAAAEPTYDLLALDDALRGLEAIDERKAAVVRLRYFAGLTIPQAAAALGISTSTADNDWAYAKSWLRIELNGRKNS, from the coding sequence ATGCCTGATGTTACTCGAATCCTCTCCGATCTAGAGCACGGCGATTCTGCGGCTGCAGAGCAGCTGTTACCCCTCGTGTACGACGAACTGAGAAAGTTGGCCGCCGCCAAACTTTTGCATGAGAAACCAGGACAAACGCTGCAGGCCACGGCCCTGGTGCACGAGGCGTACGTTCGACTTGTGGATCAGAGCACACCTCCAAATTGGGACGGACGAGGGCATTTCTTTTCCGCAGCTGCCGAAGCTATGCGGCGCATTCTTGTTGAACAGGCTCGACGAAAAAAGGCAAAAAAACGAGGTGGAAATTTGGCTCGGATAAGTTTGGATCTCGCTTATCCTGCTGCGGCTGAGCCTACCTACGACTTGTTGGCACTTGATGACGCCTTGCGGGGCCTTGAGGCGATCGACGAGCGGAAAGCGGCAGTAGTGCGATTGCGGTACTTCGCCGGGCTTACAATACCGCAGGCCGCAGCCGCCTTGGGCATTTCGACGTCAACTGCCGATAATGACTGGGCTTACGCCAAGAGTTGGCTGCGAATCGAGCTGAACGGTCGCAAGAATTCTTAG